One stretch of Schlesneria sp. DSM 10557 DNA includes these proteins:
- a CDS encoding DUF1501 domain-containing protein: MINPYRTDALLPQPGMLVGRRTLIQASMFGAASWAALQGTAGKKVTASETLSGEIGFGRAKRCLLLFMWGGPSQLDTFDPKPEAPDAVRGPFKTIATNVPGINFSENFQLLSQRADKLAVIRSLGHDDPAHLSSGHTTLTGQLPPRNKSDAAPPSDRDTPHIGCVMSKLRPSLGALPSFVTVPWFAYHPAAPGGQAPGQNSGWLGRQYDPLLAAGDPNTPGWQVPSLSLIEGQSPDRLLRRQNLLTLMDTQRRLVDEASMSRRLNAQQQQAFGLLTSSSVRQAFDLEQESPETRDRYGRNTHGQSVLLARRLLDHGVPFVSVNWQNDGQNFWDTHGNNFNRLKNDLIPPSDRAFSAVLDDLEQSGQLDDTLVVWVGEFGRSPHINASVGREHHPYCYCGVMAGGGIRGGQVYGASDKHGAYPSDKPLTPHDLVATMYHALGVAPGEVLHDGLNRPHQIVAGRPVRELFV; the protein is encoded by the coding sequence ATGATCAATCCCTACAGAACAGACGCACTGTTGCCTCAGCCGGGAATGCTGGTGGGACGCCGAACTCTCATTCAGGCCAGCATGTTTGGCGCTGCAAGCTGGGCTGCGCTGCAGGGAACGGCCGGTAAAAAGGTAACCGCCTCCGAGACTCTTTCAGGTGAAATTGGCTTTGGACGGGCGAAGCGGTGCCTGCTGCTGTTCATGTGGGGCGGCCCGAGCCAACTGGACACCTTCGATCCCAAGCCCGAGGCCCCCGATGCGGTGAGAGGCCCGTTCAAGACGATCGCGACCAACGTCCCCGGCATCAATTTCTCTGAGAACTTTCAGCTTCTGTCTCAACGTGCGGATAAGCTGGCTGTGATCCGTTCACTGGGTCACGACGACCCTGCCCACCTCTCCAGTGGACACACGACACTGACGGGGCAACTTCCCCCCAGAAACAAAAGTGATGCGGCTCCTCCCAGCGATCGCGATACCCCGCACATCGGGTGTGTCATGTCAAAGCTGCGGCCGTCACTGGGGGCACTCCCTTCGTTCGTCACGGTCCCCTGGTTCGCCTATCACCCCGCAGCACCGGGAGGTCAGGCCCCGGGACAAAACTCCGGCTGGCTGGGACGACAGTACGATCCACTTTTGGCAGCCGGTGACCCGAACACCCCCGGCTGGCAAGTCCCCTCGCTCTCGTTAATCGAAGGTCAGTCGCCTGACCGTCTGCTCCGTCGCCAGAACCTGCTGACGCTCATGGATACTCAGCGCCGTCTGGTCGATGAGGCGTCGATGTCGCGCCGCCTGAATGCTCAACAGCAGCAGGCGTTCGGCCTGCTGACCTCCTCCTCAGTGCGACAGGCATTTGATCTTGAGCAGGAATCACCGGAAACACGTGACCGCTACGGACGCAACACTCACGGACAAAGCGTCTTGCTCGCCCGCCGGTTACTCGACCACGGCGTCCCGTTCGTCTCCGTGAACTGGCAGAACGACGGCCAAAACTTCTGGGATACGCACGGCAACAATTTCAATCGTCTGAAGAACGACCTGATTCCTCCATCCGACCGCGCTTTCAGTGCCGTACTCGACGACCTGGAACAGTCGGGCCAACTGGACGACACGCTGGTCGTGTGGGTGGGTGAGTTTGGACGGTCTCCCCACATTAACGCCAGCGTGGGACGTGAACATCACCCGTACTGCTACTGTGGCGTGATGGCAGGGGGCGGAATCCGCGGCGGACAGGTTTACGGAGCGAGCGACAAACACGGAGCCTACCCCAGCGACAAACCACTGACTCCTCACGATCTCGTCGCGACGATGTACCACGCCCTGGGTGTTGCGCCGGGAGAAGTCCTGCACGACGGCCTGAACCGACCTCATCAGATCGTGGCGGGACGACCTGTTCGAGAACTGTTCGTATAA
- the pilM gene encoding type IV pilus biogenesis protein PilM, which produces MADLLALSWDRNRLTGIEFSPTAADPKVAGGFSVNWPEQPVSAKWLRETLRRHNINAKQVVVALAREDAVLRLLELPSVPDDELPTLVRFQAAARTAQSLDQLLLDFLPLPLRAGVSQKEVWLATALLSTVTPLRTLLEEAGLDLTHLTLSSLALTELIARGEAKQALETSGASLIVLRDQARMELAVVSQRQLIAAHAVKWSSINDIPPVTKMLAEVSRLLVQVQAWLPEGTLHRAWVIGDDADVGELPAALAKRWNCPAERFDPFLQSGMSGGSAKLEGPSSHYAIAAGLAFTQSGAITPKLDLLNPRQPPPKRDPRKPYYAAAAAAALLVLATGTAVVQQSLAAYDAEINQNQLKESKLKEQLKEGEPTFVASKALEDWRARGVNQLQQIAELHQVMEGTDKLVISDYRFDPGSGDSIARIKAAGNAKTRFEAEQFAQRLADLPKFQNGIKQKPITSGKGDSEYQNRFEVEMEMGPQRLKPAPAAKPPSPPAAKP; this is translated from the coding sequence ATGGCCGATCTACTGGCCCTGAGCTGGGATCGAAATCGACTGACCGGGATCGAATTCAGCCCGACCGCGGCCGACCCCAAGGTGGCTGGTGGTTTCAGTGTGAACTGGCCCGAGCAACCCGTCAGCGCGAAGTGGCTGCGCGAAACCCTGCGCCGACACAATATCAACGCCAAACAGGTCGTCGTGGCGCTGGCTCGCGAAGACGCCGTGCTGAGACTGCTGGAACTCCCTTCTGTTCCCGATGACGAGTTGCCGACACTCGTCCGGTTTCAGGCCGCAGCACGTACCGCTCAATCGCTCGACCAGCTGCTGCTGGACTTTCTTCCTCTGCCGCTGCGCGCGGGGGTCTCACAGAAAGAAGTCTGGCTGGCCACAGCACTGCTGTCGACCGTTACCCCGCTTCGCACCTTGCTGGAAGAGGCGGGTCTCGACCTGACGCATCTGACGCTCAGCTCGCTCGCACTGACGGAACTGATTGCGCGCGGCGAGGCAAAACAGGCGCTCGAGACTTCGGGGGCCAGCCTGATTGTGTTACGAGATCAGGCCCGCATGGAACTGGCGGTGGTTTCGCAGCGTCAGTTGATCGCAGCACACGCGGTGAAGTGGTCGTCGATCAACGACATTCCACCAGTGACGAAGATGCTGGCCGAGGTCTCGCGGTTGCTGGTTCAGGTTCAGGCGTGGCTGCCAGAAGGGACATTGCACCGGGCCTGGGTGATCGGGGACGACGCTGATGTCGGTGAACTTCCTGCGGCACTGGCGAAACGCTGGAACTGTCCTGCGGAGAGATTCGATCCGTTTCTGCAAAGCGGAATGTCCGGGGGATCTGCAAAGCTGGAAGGTCCCTCTTCCCATTACGCGATTGCGGCGGGACTGGCGTTCACACAGTCCGGAGCGATCACGCCCAAACTGGACCTGCTGAATCCCCGTCAGCCCCCGCCGAAACGGGATCCCCGCAAGCCCTACTATGCTGCCGCCGCTGCGGCCGCACTGCTCGTTCTGGCAACGGGGACCGCGGTGGTCCAGCAAAGTCTCGCAGCGTACGACGCCGAGATTAATCAGAATCAGCTCAAGGAATCCAAGCTGAAGGAACAGTTGAAAGAGGGTGAACCGACCTTCGTGGCATCAAAGGCTCTGGAAGACTGGCGTGCCCGGGGCGTCAACCAGTTGCAACAGATCGCCGAACTTCATCAGGTCATGGAAGGGACCGATAAGCTGGTCATTTCCGACTACCGCTTCGATCCCGGCAGTGGAGATTCCATTGCCCGAATTAAAGCGGCAGGAAACGCGAAAACACGCTTCGAGGCTGAGCAGTTCGCTCAGCGTCTGGCCGATCTGCCGAAGTTCCAGAACGGCATCAAACAAAAGCCAATCACATCCGGCAAGGGTGACTCGGAATACCAGAACCGGTTTGAAGTCGAAATGGAAATGGGCCCGCAACGACTCAAACCCGCCCCTGCCGCGAAACCGCCGTCGCCCCCCGCCGCAAAACCATGA
- a CDS encoding SgcJ/EcaC family oxidoreductase: MRLGNLTGFGSLLLGIVLTANSVAMAQASTNAAADAAIKERVEGFVKAYNSHNSDALSGYFTDDATLIDVEGAVIRGKTSIAAQFAEGFAQSSTYKLDSQIESIRYITPDVAQIEGSSSHTAPNEAPIINRFVSLVVKKDNVWKLAEIRDLPSSQDDISPADRLAELEWMIGEWVDQGGDLKIHSVVQWGENKAYLTRKTTISEGEEGSHSSLMVLAYDPQAGQIRSWLFDSAGGRGEATWIRVADDQWVLRAAGNLSNGLPNSATQVVTIVGKDALKTSSFDRIIGGEIAPDIDEIMMVRKAPAVGDKAAAPAANNPAAPAPGVPAKPAPAK, encoded by the coding sequence ATGAGACTTGGCAACCTGACAGGTTTCGGATCGTTACTGCTCGGAATCGTGCTCACCGCCAATTCTGTAGCAATGGCCCAGGCGAGTACCAACGCTGCTGCCGATGCGGCAATCAAAGAACGCGTCGAAGGATTTGTGAAGGCCTACAACAGCCATAACAGTGACGCGCTGTCAGGTTATTTCACGGACGATGCCACGCTGATCGACGTTGAGGGAGCGGTGATCCGGGGCAAGACCTCGATTGCGGCGCAGTTTGCCGAGGGCTTTGCACAGTCGTCGACCTACAAGCTCGATTCGCAGATCGAATCCATTCGTTACATCACACCTGATGTGGCACAGATTGAAGGTTCCTCGTCACACACGGCCCCCAACGAAGCCCCGATCATCAATCGCTTCGTCTCGCTGGTGGTCAAGAAAGACAACGTCTGGAAGCTGGCGGAAATCCGGGATCTTCCTTCCTCGCAGGATGACATTTCTCCCGCCGACCGGCTGGCGGAACTGGAATGGATGATCGGCGAATGGGTCGACCAGGGTGGTGATCTCAAGATTCACTCCGTTGTGCAGTGGGGCGAGAACAAAGCCTATCTCACGCGAAAGACGACCATCTCGGAAGGGGAAGAAGGGAGTCACAGCAGTCTGATGGTTCTGGCCTATGACCCGCAGGCAGGCCAGATTCGTTCATGGTTGTTTGATTCGGCCGGGGGACGAGGCGAAGCCACCTGGATCCGCGTCGCAGATGATCAGTGGGTCCTTCGTGCTGCAGGGAATCTGTCCAACGGACTGCCCAACTCGGCGACTCAGGTCGTCACCATCGTCGGCAAGGATGCACTGAAGACAAGTTCATTCGATCGCATCATTGGTGGAGAAATCGCGCCCGATATTGATGAGATCATGATGGTTCGCAAGGCTCCTGCTGTGGGTGATAAAGCTGCGGCACCCGCCGCCAACAATCCTGCGGCACCAGCGCCCGGAGTTCCAGCGAAGCCAGCCCCTGCGAAATAA
- a CDS encoding tetratricopeptide repeat protein → MNALFNPGIAYSSYSYFPSAWAAPVYGSWGLSSISSDWMYGSYANPYITPATQTVVIQQPQPVVVEVGSAQPTTSQTIVAYDYSKPIDTTAAPPEPTAAESAQKVFESARESFKADDFGRALSLADQALVQLPSDPVLHEFRALCLFALKRYDEAAAVNYAVLSAGPSWDWATMINLYSSIDVYTDQLRQLENYVKDNPNSAAAQFQLAYIYLAQGSKEAAGKQFGEVVKLQPDDTLSAKLAKTLNPTEEVKEVQRKLSSESVSVPTPAPDGDGTTPAAGGQAAPPPPPEKLQGTWVASPDPKVKIILVLKSGGEFTWAVTQDGRTQTIQGQAGYQDDVLVLGQQEGPPLAGKITYDEGKKSFSFKPPGSAENVPGLNFTAEQDGVPPAVQ, encoded by the coding sequence GTGAACGCGCTTTTCAACCCAGGCATCGCTTACAGCAGCTACAGCTACTTCCCGTCTGCCTGGGCCGCGCCCGTTTATGGAAGTTGGGGGCTCAGTTCGATCTCATCCGATTGGATGTATGGCAGCTATGCCAATCCTTACATCACACCGGCAACCCAGACGGTGGTCATTCAGCAGCCTCAACCGGTCGTGGTGGAAGTGGGAAGTGCACAGCCCACTACCTCGCAAACCATTGTCGCCTATGACTACTCGAAGCCGATCGACACGACGGCGGCTCCACCCGAGCCGACGGCAGCCGAATCTGCGCAGAAGGTCTTCGAATCGGCGAGAGAAAGCTTCAAGGCCGACGACTTTGGACGGGCGTTAAGTCTGGCCGATCAGGCCCTGGTTCAACTGCCATCGGATCCCGTGCTGCACGAGTTCCGTGCACTTTGTCTGTTTGCGCTGAAGCGCTATGACGAAGCGGCTGCCGTCAACTACGCCGTGTTGTCTGCGGGACCAAGCTGGGATTGGGCGACGATGATCAATCTCTATTCGAGCATCGACGTCTATACAGACCAGCTTCGGCAACTTGAGAATTACGTGAAAGACAATCCCAACTCGGCAGCGGCACAGTTCCAGTTGGCCTACATTTACCTGGCGCAAGGTTCGAAAGAAGCAGCCGGTAAGCAGTTTGGTGAGGTTGTGAAGCTGCAGCCGGACGACACGCTCTCCGCGAAGCTCGCCAAGACCTTGAATCCCACGGAGGAGGTCAAAGAGGTTCAGCGAAAGCTGTCGAGCGAGTCAGTCTCCGTGCCAACGCCGGCTCCTGATGGCGACGGGACAACTCCGGCAGCCGGGGGTCAGGCCGCTCCTCCTCCGCCACCGGAAAAGCTGCAGGGAACCTGGGTCGCTTCGCCCGATCCAAAGGTGAAAATCATCCTCGTTCTCAAGTCGGGCGGCGAGTTCACCTGGGCTGTGACGCAAGATGGGCGTACACAAACGATTCAGGGACAAGCCGGCTATCAGGATGATGTGCTGGTGCTGGGTCAGCAGGAGGGCCCACCGCTGGCGGGGAAGATCACTTATGACGAAGGGAAGAAGTCGTTCTCGTTCAAGCCGCCAGGTTCGGCAGAGAATGTGCCTGGTCTGAACTTCACGGCCGAACAGGATGGAGTTCCCCCTGCCGTCCAGTAA
- a CDS encoding PTS sugar transporter subunit IIA: protein MSREWFSLEELARQLGRDRREIEKLVQRGRIPGRKMAGEWQFHPTEITHWLEQEMREYTDRELAVLEQTHRSAEFADPHPISALLRPETVLVPLEARTRRSVLESLVELAGRTWEVWQPAALLAAIQERETVLSTAFENGVAIPHPRNPLPDALGQSVIAFGRLQSGIPFGAPHHVMTDMFFLVVCRDSRTHLHVLARLGRLLQTPGFVDELRAAEDSATAYDVIVQADQQFIV from the coding sequence ATGTCGCGAGAATGGTTCAGCCTCGAAGAGCTGGCTCGTCAATTGGGGCGAGACCGCCGCGAGATCGAGAAACTCGTCCAGCGCGGTCGTATACCCGGGCGCAAAATGGCGGGCGAGTGGCAGTTTCACCCCACTGAGATCACTCATTGGCTGGAACAGGAAATGCGCGAGTACACCGATCGCGAATTGGCTGTTCTTGAGCAGACTCACCGCTCAGCCGAGTTCGCAGACCCCCATCCGATCTCGGCACTCCTGCGTCCCGAAACGGTGCTGGTCCCTCTCGAAGCCCGCACGCGACGCTCGGTCCTGGAAAGCCTCGTCGAACTGGCAGGACGGACCTGGGAAGTCTGGCAACCCGCGGCTCTGCTGGCTGCCATTCAGGAACGCGAAACCGTCCTGTCGACCGCATTCGAGAACGGTGTTGCGATTCCCCATCCGCGGAACCCACTGCCCGACGCACTGGGTCAGTCGGTGATCGCATTTGGCCGACTGCAATCAGGCATCCCGTTCGGGGCCCCTCATCACGTCATGACGGATATGTTCTTTCTGGTCGTCTGCCGCGACTCGCGAACCCATCTGCACGTCCTGGCAAGACTCGGGCGGTTGCTACAGACCCCCGGCTTCGTGGATGAACTTCGAGCCGCAGAAGACAGTGCGACCGCCTATGACGTCATCGTCCAGGCCGACCAGCAGTTCATCGTCTGA
- a CDS encoding sugar phosphate isomerase/epimerase family protein yields MQLKQAGFDAIGLWRPKLADFGERRAAQALTDARLTVSSLSFAGGFTGGCGFSYLEAIEDGMQAIDQAEIVGAKTVICVSGSKHGHTVRHSRRLVVDGMRQMADYAERAGVTLSLLPMHRQFSKKWTYLNSLDETLDVLGLIRSSHVGLAFDTYQMFEEPDLLSRIPEIAPITNIVQLSDSNRVPGSEQDRRMPGEGVLPLTELIQGFQSAGYAGYFDIQVWSGNVWKSNYTHLIEQSHAVVKGMSLRATAPK; encoded by the coding sequence TTGCAACTCAAGCAGGCCGGTTTTGATGCGATTGGATTGTGGCGACCCAAGCTTGCTGATTTTGGAGAACGGCGTGCCGCACAGGCACTGACGGACGCACGACTGACAGTTTCATCGCTGTCCTTCGCCGGAGGCTTCACAGGCGGTTGCGGGTTCAGTTATCTGGAAGCCATCGAAGATGGCATGCAGGCTATTGATCAAGCCGAGATCGTCGGTGCGAAAACCGTGATCTGTGTCAGCGGGTCAAAGCATGGACATACCGTACGCCACAGCCGCCGGCTCGTCGTGGATGGTATGCGGCAGATGGCGGACTACGCAGAACGGGCCGGGGTCACACTGTCGCTGCTGCCGATGCATCGGCAGTTCAGCAAAAAGTGGACGTACCTCAACTCGCTGGACGAGACCCTGGATGTGCTGGGCCTGATCCGCTCATCACACGTCGGTCTGGCCTTTGACACCTATCAGATGTTTGAAGAGCCTGACCTGCTGAGCCGTATTCCCGAAATTGCGCCGATCACCAACATCGTGCAGTTAAGTGACAGCAATCGCGTGCCCGGTTCGGAACAGGATCGCCGGATGCCAGGTGAAGGGGTGCTCCCTCTGACAGAACTGATTCAAGGCTTTCAGTCAGCAGGGTACGCTGGTTACTTTGACATTCAGGTCTGGTCGGGTAATGTGTGGAAGTCGAATTACACACACCTGATCGAACAGTCGCATGCGGTGGTGAAAGGGATGTCGCTTCGGGCGACCGCCCCCAAGTAA
- a CDS encoding proton-conducting transporter membrane subunit: protein MPLPTPPTLLLAAGGIALVWGHFHKVHPRFAWGGFSLAAVLIAVACLWFDPVTTTEQSESIHRHRVWINDPLAVSEQGLVLAFGLLAGIALLDRSTVSPNEANDHGFFLFSLAGLMLIARSNDFLSLGLSLEITGAAGLAFRRLNRLATVTATTVTGATGEPMTEIRSPSAGGTFSGNQSELHWLTSIGLWLGIALLMNTLATTEFDAIKRILVVAYQPQSAEASIGAPSKLILLAAGLIVLSLYGRMGVVALLDNDAPGSDITPRPLCGFILLSGPLAGGIALTRLCGVVFEGLGDSLTILLIVLCLVAFLRSAVMAVRGFNAGSRSIPVWVRSLVIAQSAWLGIGLIAVAMELQHPDARWAKFPTEPETLSLLVYAQVVQLVACGGVIWTLEFLSRGGRGVEYLEDLKGLARFAVIPAIVLMVSLISCAGGPWTAGFWGRWWMIVVGLNVHIKTLSSILVPHGSLRILIFLGIIASIPIAGIAIRFFRELFLEQPLARTRFTGGRGALVAGILAALTSLILGVAPQLLVAPLRAIRAPQELLPETQPRGSGKNHSVFRMNGPGPEKFAGLACQDRSARQVRHELLISIKVAACSWQSPQSWAQFCPVWSGTLEPDHHPSEDIPFILVDPNS, encoded by the coding sequence ATGCCCCTTCCGACTCCGCCGACGCTGTTACTCGCCGCCGGAGGCATCGCATTGGTCTGGGGCCATTTCCACAAGGTTCATCCTCGTTTCGCCTGGGGAGGATTTTCACTGGCTGCGGTGCTGATCGCGGTGGCCTGCTTGTGGTTTGACCCCGTCACGACGACAGAGCAGAGTGAGTCGATCCATCGGCATCGCGTCTGGATCAATGACCCGCTCGCCGTGTCAGAACAGGGACTGGTCCTCGCATTCGGATTACTCGCCGGTATCGCGCTTCTGGACCGAAGTACCGTCAGTCCGAACGAGGCGAATGACCACGGATTTTTTCTTTTTAGCCTGGCGGGCCTGATGTTGATCGCCAGATCGAATGATTTCCTCTCGCTGGGACTGTCGCTTGAGATCACAGGTGCAGCGGGTCTGGCGTTTCGTCGGCTGAATCGACTCGCGACGGTGACTGCCACGACGGTCACTGGCGCGACGGGAGAGCCAATGACGGAAATCCGTTCCCCCTCCGCAGGAGGTACGTTCTCTGGAAACCAGAGCGAACTTCACTGGCTCACCTCCATCGGGTTGTGGCTGGGGATCGCGTTACTGATGAACACACTCGCAACAACCGAGTTCGACGCGATCAAGCGAATCCTCGTCGTCGCCTATCAACCCCAATCGGCGGAGGCGTCGATCGGAGCCCCTTCAAAACTGATCCTGTTGGCGGCGGGCCTGATCGTTCTCTCACTGTATGGCCGGATGGGAGTTGTTGCCCTGCTCGACAACGACGCACCGGGTTCCGATATCACCCCTCGTCCGCTATGCGGATTTATCCTGCTGTCGGGCCCCCTGGCGGGGGGCATCGCGCTGACTCGCCTGTGCGGTGTGGTGTTTGAGGGACTGGGAGATTCGCTGACCATCCTGCTGATCGTCCTGTGCCTGGTCGCTTTTCTTCGTTCGGCCGTGATGGCCGTTCGTGGATTTAATGCAGGCAGTCGCTCCATACCCGTATGGGTCAGGAGCCTGGTCATTGCGCAGAGCGCGTGGTTGGGGATTGGTCTGATCGCTGTGGCGATGGAGCTTCAGCACCCCGATGCCCGCTGGGCCAAGTTTCCCACAGAGCCGGAAACCCTGTCCCTGCTGGTTTATGCCCAGGTCGTGCAGCTCGTCGCGTGCGGCGGGGTCATCTGGACACTCGAGTTTCTCTCCCGTGGGGGGCGTGGCGTCGAGTATCTGGAAGACCTCAAGGGACTCGCTCGTTTCGCGGTGATCCCTGCGATCGTCCTCATGGTCTCGCTCATCAGCTGTGCAGGGGGACCGTGGACGGCAGGATTCTGGGGGCGCTGGTGGATGATCGTCGTGGGTCTGAATGTCCACATCAAGACGCTGTCGAGCATTCTGGTTCCTCATGGAAGCCTGCGCATCCTGATCTTCCTGGGGATCATCGCCTCCATCCCGATTGCGGGGATCGCCATCCGGTTCTTTCGGGAACTGTTTCTCGAGCAGCCACTCGCGCGGACTCGGTTCACCGGAGGGCGTGGTGCCCTGGTGGCCGGGATACTGGCAGCCCTGACATCACTGATCCTGGGGGTCGCTCCGCAGTTGCTTGTTGCTCCGCTGCGCGCCATCCGGGCCCCGCAGGAATTACTGCCGGAAACGCAGCCCCGGGGATCGGGAAAGAACCATTCGGTATTCCGTATGAATGGACCAGGCCCGGAAAAGTTTGCTGGATTGGCATGTCAAGACAGATCTGCTCGTCAAGTCAGACACGAATTACTTATCTCAATAAAAGTCGCGGCCTGCTCTTGGCAATCGCCGCAGAGTTGGGCACAATTCTGCCCCGTGTGGTCAGGGACTTTAGAACCTGACCATCATCCCAGCGAGGACATTCCCTTCATCCTCGTCGATCCTAACTCTTGA
- a CDS encoding Gfo/Idh/MocA family protein → MTSPLPSLRAGMVGMGMIFDETYRPFFERTHGESLFDHRFGVINVPLVAVASKTGHRAEAYRKSAGSRVFPFTSFSGEDSVEQLIAANVDFACVATPDNRHFDAAKKLLEAGVHVLIEKPSVLALGELEELAAIAKRKGLLAKVVYHKLLDPDHKKLRTLVADDVLRHVNNGYCSLLEPKQISGSQFSEWITGRNPGTYVAVHYIKLIDFTFGGRLKTVTATGQRGIVGPKDGPTWDSTQMRMIYEYDDGREAAFDIHTSWVTPDNFPGYVEQEVQFRFDNGIWNGHSRKRGVECTVEGETPITRKITMNNHYNGTFLEPWGERSQRGYGVEVLERFVRELGYVKFGGTSSEQPQRLEQMQSLAYNDLTADWQTVAAVQALEAILERQAAGEPDCVVRVDPQQRSLTLYRPGQAAPVKLH, encoded by the coding sequence GTGACTTCGCCTCTTCCTTCGCTTCGTGCCGGCATGGTTGGCATGGGAATGATTTTTGACGAGACCTACCGACCGTTCTTTGAACGAACGCACGGCGAAAGTCTGTTCGATCACCGGTTCGGTGTGATCAATGTCCCACTCGTCGCCGTTGCGTCAAAGACGGGGCATCGTGCGGAAGCCTATCGGAAGTCGGCCGGGTCACGAGTTTTCCCCTTCACCAGCTTTTCCGGAGAGGATTCGGTCGAGCAATTAATCGCGGCCAACGTCGATTTCGCGTGCGTGGCAACACCGGATAATAGACACTTCGATGCGGCGAAGAAATTGCTCGAAGCGGGAGTCCATGTTCTGATCGAGAAGCCCTCGGTCCTGGCTCTGGGGGAACTCGAGGAACTGGCCGCAATCGCCAAACGGAAGGGGCTGCTGGCAAAAGTCGTTTACCACAAGCTGCTCGACCCGGATCACAAGAAGTTGCGAACGCTGGTCGCGGATGATGTGCTGCGTCACGTCAACAACGGCTACTGCTCGCTGCTGGAACCCAAGCAGATCTCAGGCAGTCAGTTTTCGGAATGGATCACCGGCCGTAATCCGGGAACGTATGTCGCGGTGCATTACATCAAGTTGATCGACTTCACGTTCGGCGGACGCCTCAAGACCGTGACCGCGACCGGCCAGCGAGGCATCGTCGGCCCCAAGGATGGACCCACCTGGGACAGTACCCAGATGCGGATGATTTACGAGTACGATGATGGTCGTGAAGCGGCGTTCGATATCCACACTTCGTGGGTCACTCCTGACAACTTCCCCGGTTACGTTGAGCAGGAAGTGCAGTTCCGTTTTGACAACGGAATCTGGAACGGACATTCCCGCAAACGAGGCGTGGAATGCACGGTGGAAGGAGAGACACCGATCACCCGCAAGATCACGATGAACAACCACTACAACGGGACGTTCCTCGAGCCGTGGGGTGAGCGATCCCAGCGTGGCTACGGAGTGGAAGTCCTCGAACGGTTCGTACGAGAGCTGGGGTACGTCAAATTCGGTGGCACTTCAAGTGAGCAGCCGCAACGACTGGAACAGATGCAAAGCCTGGCTTACAACGATCTGACGGCGGACTGGCAGACGGTCGCGGCGGTTCAGGCACTCGAAGCCATTCTGGAGCGACAGGCCGCCGGAGAGCCCGATTGTGTGGTGCGTGTCGATCCGCAGCAACGTTCGCTCACACTGTATCGACCCGGTCAGGCTGCTCCCGTCAAGCTGCATTAG